One region of Trichosurus vulpecula isolate mTriVul1 chromosome 1, mTriVul1.pri, whole genome shotgun sequence genomic DNA includes:
- the LOC118831809 gene encoding zinc finger protein 501-like, with protein MLENYRNLVSLGLADSNVDVMSQLDSGEAHGIPMYTVLRTCCPDGDIRPQTKKSTPKLNISMECLFQERSLLDDPCISRMGKAWEYYCWLKKGQSNEEKHSREAKVIQTDPADRVRSSEHSRYSQTSSPESQHGVHVALNVHKSDNQRKSFTMASDQRQCNQICSKKKYSEVNKCQKASASLDCHRKHGILAEEQLGESEEQLGESGNSFLQSNEQRTQTGKECSELTKCRKTSCQKADFTQLSHIQSENKSYECSECGKAFLHKVSLTQHYKIHTGEKPFICSECGKAFRQKTDLIRHNRIHTGEKPFKCSDCGQSFPRSTTLTRHQRTHTGEKPYECNECGKTFRSSSNLTQHWKSHTGIKPHQCSVCGKAFSQKSALTNHSSVHTGEKPYECTECGKIFRQKSDLRQHFRIHTGEKPFKCSDCGKAFFRSTDLTRHQRTHTGVKPYECNECGKTFRKNEAFSVHKSIHASKKS; from the exons atgctggagaactacaGGAACCTGGTCAGTCTTG GCCTTGCAGATTCCAACGTGGATGTGATGTCTCAGCTGGACTCAGGGGAAGCACATGGAATTCCAATGTATACTGTCTTAAGAACCTGCTGCCCAG atgGGGACATTAGGCCTCAGACCAAGAAGTCAACTCCGAAGTTGAATATTTCTATGGAATGCTTATTCCAGGAAAGGTCCTTGTTGGATGACCCATGCATCTCCCGAATGGGGAAAGCCTGGGAGTATTATTGCTGGTTAAAGAAAGGTCAGAGCAATGAGGAGAAACATTCTAGAGAAGCAAAAGTAATCCAGACAGACCCTGCTGATCGAGTCAGAAGCTCTGAACATAGTAGATACAGCCAAACCtctagcccagagtcacaacaTGGAGTACATGTAGCACTTAATGTCCATAAAAGTGATAACCAGAGAAAGAGCTTCACCATGGCATCAGACCAAAGACAGTGTAATCAAATCTgttcaaagaagaaatattctGAGGTTAACAAATGTCAGAAAGCTTCTGCTTCTTTAGACTGCCATAGAAAACATGGAATTCTTGCTGAAGAGCAACTTGGTGAAAGTGAAGAACAACTTGGTGAAAGTGggaattctttcctccagagtaaTGAACAGAGAACTCAAACAGGAAAAGAGTGTTCTGAATTGACTAAATGTAGGAAGACATCCTGTCAGAAGGCAGACTTTACTCAACTCTCTCATATTCAGAGTGAAAACAAATCTtatgaatgcagtgaatgtggaaaggccttcctGCATAAGGTAAGCCTTACACAGCACTACAAaattcatactggggagaaacctttcatatgtagtgaatgtggaaaggccttccgCCAAAAGACCGATCTCATACGACATAAcaggattcatactggagagaaaccttttaaaTGCAGTGATTGTGGGCAGTCCTTTCCCAGGAGCACAACACTGACTCGACATCAGAGaactcacactggagagaaaccctatgaatgcaatgaatgtgggaagacatTCCGATCAAGCTCTAACCTTACTCAGCACTGGAAAAGTCATACAGGAATAAAACCTCATCAGTgcagtgtttgtgggaaggcatTCTCTCAAAAGTCTGCTCTTACCAACCACAGTAGtgttcacactggagagaaaccatatgaatgcaCTGAATGTGGGAAGATCTTTCGCCAGAAGTCAGATCTTAGACAACACTtcagaattcacactggagagaaaccttttaaaTGCAGTGATTGTGGGAAGGCCTTTTTCCGGAGCACGGATTTGACTCgacatcagagaactcatactggagtgaaaccctatgaatgcaatgaatgtggaaagacctTCCGCAAGAATGAAGCTTTTTCAGTACATAAGAGTATACATGCCAGCAAGAAGTCTTGA
- the LOC118845142 gene encoding zinc finger protein 90 homolog — translation MVLSRTTVRSSLRDYISQKSLPGGGSPSVVMETRRGVFAEHFLWIGAAAGGAGPGGLALSSLPLSLLQPDSVLWDHRGLGAGQSGEQEGTQNGPSAPHQQTPPVTFKDVAVDFTWEEWGYLDSSQKELYWKVMVENYRNLVSLGLADSNMDVISQLQSGEAHGVPMDSVLRTCWPNGDTRPQTKKSTRNLSISMEDLFQERSLWDDLCISKRGKAWKYFHRLKKEQSNKEKHSRQGRVIRTDPADGVRGSEYSRYSQTSSPESQQGVHLALNVCKSDNQRRSFTMASNQRQRNQICSKKKYSEVNKCQKTFVSLDCNRKHGILAEEQLGESGNSFLQNNEQRTHRGKKCSELTKCRKTSCQKADLTQISHIQSENKSYECSECGKAFQHKVSLTQHYRIHTREKPFICSECGKAFHQKIDLIRHNRIHTGEKPLNAVIVGKPFPGAQH, via the exons ATGGTTCTAAGTAGGACCACGGTGCGCTCCTCGCTTCgggactacatttcccagaagtcCTTGCCCGGGGGGGGAAGTCCGTCAGTTGTCATGGAAACCAGGCGTGGCGTGTTTGCAGAACACTTCCTCTGGATTGGGGCGGCGGCGGGGGGAGCGGGGCCAGGGGGGCTGGCGCTTTCGTCACTTCCGCTCAGTCTTCTGCAGCCCGA CTCAGTCTTGTGGGACCACAGGGGCCTGGGTGCAGGCCAGAGTGGGGAACAGGAAGGAACACAGAATGGGCCCAGTGCTCCTCACCAGCAGACCCCCCCAG TGACTttcaaggatgtggctgtggacttcacctGGGAGGAGTGGGGCTACTTGGACAGTTCCCAGAAGGAGCTTTACTGGAAGGTGATGGTGGAAAACTACAGGAACCTGGTCAGTCTTG GCCTTGCAGATTCAAACATGGATGTGATCTCTCAGCTGCAGTCAGGGGAAGCCCATGGGGTTCCAATGGATAGTGTCCTAAGAACCTGCTGGCCAA atgGGGACACTAGGCCTCAGACCAAGAAGTCAACTCGAAACTTGAGTATTTCTATGGAAGACTTATTCCAGGAAAGGTCCTTGTGGGATGACCTGTGCAtctccaaaaggggaaaagccTGGAAGTATTTTCACAGGTTAAAGAAAGAGCAGAGCAATAAGGAGAAACATTCTAGACAAGGAAGAGTAATCCGTACAGACCCTGCCGATGGAGTCAGAGGTTCTGAATACAGTAGATACAGCCAAACCTCTAGTCCAGAGTCACAACAGGGAGTACATTTAGCACTGAATGTCTGTAAAAGTGATAACCAGAGAAGGAGCTTCACCATGGCGTCGAACCAAAGACAACGTAATCAAATCTgttcaaagaagaaatattctGAGGTTAACAAATGTCAGaaaacttttgtttctttggactGCAATAGAAAACATGGAATTCTTGCTGAAGAGCAACTTGGTGAAAGTGGgaattctttcctccagaataATGAACAAAGAACTCATAGAGGAAAAAAGTGTTCTGAATTGACTAAATGTAGGAAGACATCCTGTCAGAAGGCAGATCTTACCCAAATCTCTCATATTCAGAGTGAAAACAAATCTTATGAATGCAGTGAGTGTGGAAAGGCCTTCCAGCATAAGGTAAGCCTTACACAGCACTACAGAATTCATACTAGGGAGAAACCTTTCatatgtagtgaatgtggaaaggccttccaCCAAAAGATTGATCTCATACGACATAAcaggattcatactggagagaaacctttaaATGCAGTGATTGTGGGCAAGCCTTTTCCAGGAGCACAACACTGA